The proteins below are encoded in one region of Brassica napus cultivar Da-Ae chromosome A6, Da-Ae, whole genome shotgun sequence:
- the LOC125610089 gene encoding VPS35 endosomal protein sorting factor-like, whose amino-acid sequence MEFEFRRRDYGADHESHLLPRSRTQKHPLSSPTASRQHQMKTVRDNDSPDFFDPLRGMDVNASAEDKVEEEEEEDTSLSTEAVTQELTREWKSLKRILIQRFPVSKVISFSPISNVITKGSKVETPSAQPHLEETGSEQASLEGTAKVMDQQEYLAKVRELIDGITKAWQVEDRVTSLKLSIKVTKLLMDTTVLQFYPTVFVVVTDMLDMVGDMVWERIKEKAEHDVDGTVICTLPNDFQASDICLEARETCYNWFCKVGSVRELLPRIYLELAILPCWRFLINQPREVLDRLVMMVRGLADPLASLYCRLYMVHRMQKLGFCNSGYLIKCVKDIEDVLAPILVDKDGCSYITDDKKLLFNLMEPAIEYIMKCLLLTGRQENNVLGILEELGFGRNKSQPSDNSSHVSILLHHLLKALPSEIVSSQAMEILHMIKCSNDCSFSQVLNYRLLGNRLCEGRSQEGFLSSLVNEIMQAASQYQMLYDYLRIMDAYVDLLLQNKMENHLDALLDDIVTLARDKFLSEEEQASLQSIILKLLSHFEDLQKVLSLNHFIEILDLMSGTSKKSVNMHLLSMGTRNGCICDSTTVQLLFEVSQGLYDAIDFVNIKDDDNRQTSHLISRFVEMVDYGVERERHLLFLAECRDAFSGIHELKETLVRSSNTMAVKALKAEKKHINFVKSCLAFSEVTIPSVTIPTKQLNLYLETAEVALLGGLISHSDGLLMSVVECLEDVTPPDGLKSIDADSMASVVCKLCSLLVMVPGNPEKGVIEILKSIFSATCSSSRAMPRVKVKILCAIILLLSTLVQDNLPYRSANPEIIGNDLLFFGDSSYKNELVSWSQLVVGELVDAIEQESSQIARGNIALEACNCISSALVMNEKVSQLCLRLLETAKGCLGATDRYLEATKQSLQL is encoded by the exons ATGGAGTTCGAGTTCCGGCGTCGCGACTATGGAGCTGACCATGAATCTCATCTCCTTCCTCGCTCACGAACTCAAAAGCACCCTCTTTCCTCTCCAACTGCTTCTCGTCAACACCAG aTGAAAACTGTCAGAGATAACGATTCTCCTGACTTCTTTGATCCATTGAGGGGAATGGATGTGAATGCTTCAGCAGAAGACaaggttgaagaagaagaagaagaagatacttCTCTATCCACTGAAGCGGTGACTCAGGAGCTGACAAGGGAGTGGAAGTCTCTTAAACGTATCTTGATCCAGCGCTTCCCTGTCTCCAAAGTCATTTCTTTTTCTCCA ATATCTAATGTAATAACGAAAGGTTCCAAAG TTGAGACTCCTTCCGCTCAACCACATTTGGAGGAAACAGGCAGCGAACAGGCTTCTCTGGAAGGAACTGCTAAAGTGATGGACCAACAGGAATATCTAGCCAAAGTACGCGAGCTAATAGATGGAATCACTAAAGCTTGGCAGGTTGAAGATCGAGTAACATCGTTAAAGTTATCAATAAAG GTCACAAAACTTCTGATGGACACAACAGTTTTACAGTTTTATCCTACAGTCTTTGTTGTAGTCACGGACATGCTTGATATGGTTGGGGATATGGTGTGGGAACGGATCAAGGAGAAAGCAGAACATGATGTAGATGGAACAGTGATCTGCACCTTACCGA ATGATTTTCAAGCAAGTGATATCTGCCTCGAAGCAAGAGAGACTTGCTATAACTGGTTCTGCAAAGTTGGTTCAGTTCGAGAACTTCTTCCCCGCAT TTACTTGGAGCTGGCAATTTTACCTTGCTGGCGTTTCCTCATCAATCAACCCAGAGAAGTTCTGGATCGTTTAGTCATGATGGTGAGAGGTCTTGCAGATCCACTGGCATCTTTGTATTGTCGTCTTTATATGGTGCATCGTATGCAGAAGTTGGGTTTCTGCAATTCAG GATATCTAATCAAATGCGTCAAGGATATTGAAGATGTATTGGCACCTATTTTAGTGGACAAGGACGGGTGTTCCTATATTACAGACGACAAAAAGTTGCTTTTTAATTTGATGGAACCAGCCATTGAGTATATAATGAAGTGCTTATTGCTCACTGGACGTCAG GAGAACAATGTGTTGGGCATACTTGAGGAGCTTGGATTTGGAAGGAATAAATCTCAGCCGTCCGACAACTCTTCACACGTGTCCATTTTACTTCATCACCTACTCAAGGCACTTCCATCCGAAATAGTTAGTTCACAAGCTATGGAGATCCTGCATATGATTAAATGCAGCAATGATTGTTCTTTCAGTCAG GTTTTGAATTACAGGTTACTTGGAAATAGGTTGTGTGAAGGGAGATCTCAAGAAGGTTTTCTGAGTTCACTCGTCAATGAAATTATGCAG GCTGCTTCTCAGTATCAGATGCTGTATGACTACTTGAGAATTATGGACGCATATGTGGATCTGTTGTTGCAGAACAAGATG GAAAATCATTTGGATGCGCTCTTGGATGATATTGTAACTCTAGCTCGTGACAAGTTTCTTTCTGAAGAAGAACAAGCAAGTTTGCAATCCATAATTTTGAAGCTGCTGTCTCATTTCGAGGACTTGCAAAAAGTACTTTCTCTG AATCATTTCATCGAGATCTTGGATCTTATGTCCGGGACTTCAAAAAAAAGTGTTAACATGCATCTCCTGAGCATGGGTACTAG GAATGGCTGCATATGTGATTCAACAACCGTGCAATTGCTTTTTGAAGTTTCTCAGGGTCTTTATGATGCTATAGATTTCGTTAACATAAAGGATGATGATAATCGACAGACATCACATTTAATTTCTCGCTTTGTTGAGATG GTTGATTATGGGGTAGAAAGGGAACgccatttgttgtttttggcGGAGTGTCGTGACGCCTTTAGTGGTATACATGAACTTAAG GAGACACTTGTCCGTTCAAGCAACACAATGGCTGTAAAAGCACTAAAAGCAGAAAAGAAGCATATCAACTTTGTAAAGTCTTGTCTAGCATTCAGTGAAGTTACCATTCCATCTGTTACAATTCCAACAAAACAGTTAAATCTTTACCTCGAAACTGCTGAG GTTGCGCTTTTAGGTGGTTTGATTTCTCATTCCGATGGACTGCTCATGTCAGTTGTTGAGTGTTTAGAGGATGTGACGCCACCAGATG GTTTAAAGTCAATTGATGCGGATAGTATGGCCTCCGTGGTTTGCAAATTGTGTAGCCTCCTGGTAATGGTTCCAG GTAATCCTGAGAAAGGCGTGATAGAGATCCTCAAGAGCATATTTTCTGCTACTTGCTCTAGTTCACG GGCAATGCCGAGAGTGAAGGTGAAAATACTTTGTGCTATCATTTTACTGTTGTCGACACTTGTCCAGGATAATCTGCCTTACCGTTCTGCCAATCCAGAg ATAATTGGAAACGATTTACTGTTCTTTGGTGATTCATCATACAAGAATGAACTTGTCTCTTGGAGTCAGCTAGTTGTAGGTGAACTTGTAGACGCTATTGAGCAAGAATCTTCACAG ATTGCTCGCGGGAACATTGCGCTTGAAGCTTGCAATTGCATATCATCAGCACTAGTT ATGAATGAGAAAGTCTCACAACTTTGCTTGAGACTGCTCGAAACAGCAAAAGGTTGTTTGGGTGCCACGGACAGGTACCTTGAAGCCACCAAGCAATCACTCCAGTTATGA